In the genome of Rhizobium rhizogenes, one region contains:
- a CDS encoding lysozyme inhibitor LprI family protein: MHLKQTFLACGILLVSSTLGSPAGAASFDCTKPDLAADEKAICDNRTLNDQDVKMATTFDILTQLMAMGARDTLRDEQSQWLKKRQECAADVACLTSAYEERMKRLREAFQSISRPL, from the coding sequence ATGCATCTGAAACAGACTTTTCTCGCCTGCGGCATCCTCCTCGTTTCCTCCACTCTCGGCTCGCCCGCTGGCGCTGCCAGCTTCGATTGCACGAAGCCCGATCTGGCCGCCGACGAGAAGGCGATCTGCGACAACCGCACCCTGAACGATCAGGATGTGAAGATGGCCACCACCTTCGACATCCTCACCCAGCTGATGGCCATGGGCGCCCGCGACACACTGCGCGACGAGCAGAGCCAATGGCTGAAGAAACGCCAGGAATGCGCGGCGGATGTCGCCTGCCTTACCAGCGCCTACGAGGAGCGCATGAAGCGCCTCAGAGAGGCCTTCCAGAGCATCTCACGACCGTTGTAA
- a CDS encoding MarR family winged helix-turn-helix transcriptional regulator has translation MKTDNAHTLSALAVAIFRTNGALIAAGDALSAPFGLSSARWQVLGAVVLAGQPLTVAQIARNMGQTRQGVQRLIDEMERQDIVCFENNPHHKRAKLIRLTEKGENAYAATMQQWNELAGRLATDMQAEQLRNAIDCLNQLFAGLDADPPQG, from the coding sequence ATGAAAACGGATAACGCACATACTCTTTCCGCTCTGGCGGTCGCCATCTTTCGAACCAATGGCGCGTTGATTGCCGCAGGTGATGCGCTCTCTGCCCCCTTCGGCCTGTCCAGCGCACGCTGGCAGGTTCTGGGAGCGGTGGTGCTTGCTGGCCAGCCTTTGACCGTGGCGCAGATCGCACGGAACATGGGCCAGACCCGTCAGGGTGTACAACGCCTCATCGATGAGATGGAACGACAGGACATCGTTTGCTTCGAAAACAATCCGCACCACAAGCGGGCCAAACTCATCCGCCTTACCGAAAAGGGCGAGAACGCCTATGCCGCCACCATGCAGCAATGGAATGAACTCGCCGGCCGTTTGGCCACGGATATGCAGGCGGAGCAACTGCGTAACGCCATAGACTGCCTGAACCAGCTTTTCGCCGGACTGGACGCCGATCCACCGCAAGGCTGA
- a CDS encoding serine hydrolase has product MKRRTALALIASLPLAPLARAQSSGNAARFDPLLRDADALSSLKAVIVSIDGAEVASRAYHGASLNGSTNIKSASKSVISALVGIAIDRKILSGADQPIATILRSDFPPSPDPRLERVTIGNLLSMQSGLERMSGPNYGRWVASRNWVRMALGSGFVGEPGGGMLYSTGSTHLLSAVLTKASGRSTLSLARDWFRPLEGFSIGGWERDPQGIYLGGNQMAMTARSLLAFGELYRLGGVTPRGERLISQSWIDQSWQQRTNSVFNGDGYGYCWFIKEMAGETVYYAWGYGGQMLYIVPAKRLSVVMTSREDAPSARTGYRDQLHGLTENIIRAA; this is encoded by the coding sequence ATGAAAAGACGAACCGCACTCGCCCTCATCGCATCCCTGCCTCTTGCCCCGCTCGCCCGCGCGCAAAGCTCCGGCAATGCCGCCCGTTTTGATCCATTGCTGCGGGATGCGGATGCGCTTTCGAGTCTCAAGGCCGTTATCGTGAGTATCGACGGTGCGGAGGTCGCCAGCCGTGCCTACCATGGCGCCAGCCTTAACGGCTCCACCAACATCAAGTCGGCGTCAAAATCGGTCATTTCGGCGCTGGTCGGCATAGCGATCGACCGGAAGATACTGTCAGGTGCCGATCAGCCGATTGCGACCATCCTGCGCAGTGATTTTCCGCCGAGCCCTGACCCGCGGCTGGAAAGGGTTACCATCGGCAACCTGCTGTCCATGCAATCCGGTCTGGAGCGCATGTCGGGGCCGAATTACGGCCGCTGGGTTGCCAGCCGCAACTGGGTGAGAATGGCGCTGGGTTCCGGTTTTGTCGGGGAACCGGGCGGCGGCATGCTTTATTCCACCGGTTCCACCCATCTGCTTTCGGCGGTCCTTACAAAAGCTTCCGGCCGTTCGACGCTGTCGCTTGCGCGTGACTGGTTCCGTCCGCTCGAAGGATTTTCCATCGGCGGCTGGGAGCGCGATCCGCAGGGCATCTATCTCGGCGGCAACCAGATGGCGATGACGGCGCGCTCATTGCTGGCCTTCGGAGAGCTTTATCGTCTAGGCGGCGTGACGCCCAGGGGCGAGCGGCTGATTTCGCAGAGCTGGATCGACCAGTCCTGGCAACAGCGCACCAATTCGGTCTTCAACGGCGACGGTTACGGCTATTGCTGGTTCATCAAGGAGATGGCGGGAGAGACGGTCTATTACGCCTGGGGTTATGGCGGGCAGATGCTGTATATCGTACCCGCAAAGCGGCTCTCCGTCGTGATGACCTCTCGTGAAGACGCGCCATCGGCCAGAACCGGTTATCGTGACCAATTGCATGGCCTTACGGAAAACATCATCCGGGCCGCATAG
- the ilvD gene encoding dihydroxy-acid dehydratase, which yields MPAYRSRTTTHGRNMAGARGLWRATGMKDSDFGKPIIAVVNSFTQFVPGHVHLKDLGQLVAREIEAAGGVAKEFNTIAVDDGIAMGHDGMLYSLPSREIIADSVEYMVNAHCADAMVCISNCDKITPGMLNAAMRLNIPAIFVSGGPMEAGKVVLHGKTVALDLVDAMVAAADDKISDEDVKVIERSACPTCGSCSGMFTANSMNCLTEALGLSLPGNGSTLATHSDRKRLFVEAGHLIVDLARRYYEQEDETVLPRTIANKAAFENAMSLDIAMGGSTNTVLHILAAAHEGGVDFGMEDIDRLSRKVPCLSKVAPAKQDVHMEDVHRAGGIMRILGELERGGLINRDTYTVHETTLGDAIDRWDITRTNSETVREFFKAAPGGVPTQVAFSQSSRWDDLDTDGENGVIRSVEKPFSKDGGLAVLYGNIALDGCIVKTAGVDESILKFTGPAVVYESQDAAVKGILGNEVKAGDVVVIRYEGPKGGPGMQEMLYPTSYLKSKGLGKACALITDGRFSGGTSGLSIGHASPEAAQGGAIGLVRQGDLIEIDIPNRTINLKVTDAELASRRAEQEEQGWKPAAPRKRNVTTALKAYAAFASSADKGAVRILPE from the coding sequence ATGCCAGCCTATCGCTCCAGAACGACAACCCACGGCCGCAACATGGCGGGCGCGCGCGGCCTTTGGCGCGCCACCGGTATGAAGGACAGCGATTTCGGCAAGCCGATCATCGCGGTGGTCAATTCCTTCACGCAGTTCGTGCCGGGCCATGTGCATCTGAAGGATCTCGGCCAGCTGGTTGCCCGCGAAATCGAGGCGGCGGGCGGTGTTGCCAAGGAATTCAACACCATCGCGGTCGATGACGGTATCGCCATGGGCCATGACGGCATGCTCTATTCGCTGCCGTCGCGTGAGATCATCGCGGATTCGGTGGAATATATGGTCAATGCCCATTGCGCCGATGCGATGGTGTGCATTTCCAACTGCGACAAGATCACCCCCGGCATGCTGAATGCGGCGATGCGCCTCAACATCCCTGCGATCTTTGTTTCCGGTGGTCCGATGGAAGCGGGCAAGGTTGTCCTGCACGGTAAGACGGTGGCGCTTGATCTGGTCGACGCCATGGTTGCGGCTGCCGATGACAAGATTTCCGACGAGGACGTGAAGGTCATCGAACGCTCTGCCTGCCCGACCTGCGGTTCCTGTTCCGGCATGTTCACCGCCAATTCGATGAACTGTTTGACCGAGGCGCTTGGCCTGTCCTTGCCCGGCAATGGTTCGACGCTTGCCACCCATTCGGATCGCAAGCGGCTTTTCGTCGAGGCCGGCCATCTGATCGTCGATCTGGCGCGCCGTTATTACGAGCAGGAGGATGAAACCGTTCTGCCGCGCACCATCGCCAACAAGGCGGCCTTTGAAAACGCCATGTCGCTGGATATCGCCATGGGCGGCTCCACCAACACGGTGCTGCATATTCTGGCGGCAGCGCATGAGGGCGGTGTGGATTTCGGTATGGAAGACATCGACCGTCTTTCCCGTAAAGTTCCGTGCCTTTCCAAGGTCGCGCCCGCCAAGCAGGACGTGCATATGGAAGACGTTCACCGCGCCGGCGGCATCATGCGTATTCTCGGCGAGCTGGAACGCGGCGGTCTTATCAACCGCGATACCTATACCGTGCACGAGACGACGCTGGGCGATGCCATCGACCGCTGGGATATCACCCGTACCAACAGTGAGACGGTGCGTGAATTCTTCAAGGCTGCCCCCGGCGGCGTGCCGACGCAGGTGGCTTTCAGCCAGTCCTCGCGTTGGGACGATCTGGATACGGACGGCGAAAACGGCGTTATCCGCTCGGTTGAAAAGCCTTTCTCCAAGGATGGCGGTCTGGCCGTGCTTTACGGCAACATCGCGCTTGATGGCTGCATCGTGAAGACGGCGGGCGTCGATGAATCCATCCTGAAATTCACCGGCCCGGCAGTGGTTTACGAAAGCCAGGATGCGGCCGTGAAGGGCATTCTCGGCAACGAGGTCAAGGCGGGCGACGTCGTCGTCATCCGTTACGAAGGGCCGAAGGGCGGGCCGGGCATGCAGGAAATGCTCTATCCGACCAGCTATCTGAAATCCAAGGGTCTCGGCAAAGCCTGCGCGCTGATCACCGACGGCCGTTTTTCGGGTGGCACCTCGGGCCTCTCCATCGGCCACGCCTCGCCTGAGGCGGCACAGGGCGGCGCCATCGGCCTCGTGCGCCAGGGCGACCTGATCGAGATCGACATCCCGAACCGCACCATCAACCTGAAGGTCACCGATGCGGAACTGGCTTCGCGCCGGGCCGAGCAGGAAGAGCAGGGCTGGAAGCCGGCGGCACCACGCAAGCGCAATGTCACGACGGCGCTGAAGGCCTATGCGGCCTTTGCTTCCAGTGCGGACAAGGGTGCGGTGCGGATTTTGCCGGAGTAA
- the msrP gene encoding protein-methionine-sulfoxide reductase catalytic subunit MsrP, whose product MPAYRPPVIAASEITPKNIYLSRRGFLGTAAGLAAIGLAGREAIAAPLSAKASAYKLDEKLTPLDAVTSYNNFYEFGVGKSDPKENSGKFKPAPWTVKVDGLVSRPQEFGIEDLMKYSLEERTYRMRCVEGWSMVIPWIGFPLAALLDKVEPLGSAKYVAFETVVRPEEMPGQSGLFQPLSWPYVEGLRLDEARHPLTILAVGLYGETLPNQNGAPIRLVVPWKYGFKGIKSIVRISLVEKQPETTWKNSNAREYGFYSNVNPHVDHPRWSQATEQRIGEGGFFGVQNRPTLMFNGYDEVASLYAGMDLKANY is encoded by the coding sequence ATGCCCGCCTATCGTCCGCCCGTGATCGCGGCAAGTGAAATTACACCGAAGAATATCTACCTGTCCCGACGCGGCTTTCTCGGCACGGCGGCGGGGCTGGCAGCGATCGGGCTTGCCGGCCGCGAAGCGATTGCCGCCCCGCTTTCCGCAAAAGCCAGCGCCTACAAGCTGGATGAGAAGCTCACTCCGCTCGACGCCGTCACCAGCTACAATAATTTCTACGAATTCGGCGTCGGAAAATCCGACCCCAAGGAAAATTCCGGCAAGTTCAAGCCTGCCCCATGGACGGTGAAGGTGGACGGCCTCGTTTCCAGACCGCAGGAATTCGGCATCGAAGACCTGATGAAATATTCTCTTGAGGAGCGCACCTATCGCATGCGCTGTGTCGAGGGCTGGTCTATGGTCATTCCGTGGATCGGTTTCCCCCTCGCCGCCCTCCTCGACAAGGTGGAGCCGCTCGGCAGCGCGAAATATGTGGCCTTCGAAACCGTGGTGCGGCCGGAAGAAATGCCGGGCCAGAGCGGCCTGTTCCAGCCTCTCTCCTGGCCTTATGTCGAGGGCCTGCGCCTCGACGAAGCCCGCCACCCGCTGACCATCCTCGCCGTCGGGCTTTACGGCGAGACCCTGCCGAACCAGAACGGCGCGCCGATCCGGCTGGTCGTGCCGTGGAAATACGGCTTCAAGGGCATCAAATCCATCGTGCGGATTTCGCTTGTCGAAAAACAGCCGGAAACGACCTGGAAAAACTCCAATGCCCGCGAATATGGCTTCTATTCCAACGTTAATCCGCATGTGGATCATCCACGGTGGAGTCAGGCGACGGAGCAGCGTATCGGCGAAGGTGGCTTCTTCGGCGTGCAGAACCGCCCTACCCTGATGTTCAACGGCTATGATGAGGTTGCGAGCCTTTATGCCGGCATGGATCTGAAGGCGAATTATTGA
- the msrQ gene encoding protein-methionine-sulfoxide reductase heme-binding subunit MsrQ, with protein sequence MAFALPLPSLPKRYQPAAVWSLYVIGLCPGVWYFYLAATGGLGFNPVKDFEHLLGIWALRFLCLGLLVTPLRDLFNINLIAYRRALGLIAFYYVLAHFTVYLVLDRGLILGSIAGDILKRPYIMLGMAGLLMLIPLALTSNRWSIRRLGSRWNTLHKLVYLVLIVGVLHFVLARKSITLEPVFYISTMVVLLSYRLVRPAIMARKRARKTQSSTTNIRRHVSN encoded by the coding sequence ATGGCCTTTGCCCTTCCACTTCCATCGCTGCCGAAGCGTTACCAGCCGGCGGCCGTCTGGTCGCTTTATGTGATCGGCCTCTGTCCGGGCGTCTGGTATTTCTATCTCGCCGCAACCGGTGGCCTCGGCTTCAACCCGGTCAAGGATTTCGAACACCTGCTCGGCATCTGGGCGCTGCGCTTCCTGTGCCTCGGACTGCTGGTCACACCGCTGCGCGATCTCTTCAACATCAACCTCATCGCTTATCGCCGGGCGCTGGGGCTGATCGCCTTTTATTACGTGCTGGCGCATTTCACGGTCTATCTGGTGCTGGATCGCGGCCTGATACTGGGCTCCATCGCCGGCGACATCCTGAAGCGCCCCTATATCATGCTCGGCATGGCCGGGCTGCTCATGCTCATTCCACTGGCGCTCACCTCCAACCGCTGGTCGATCCGCAGGCTCGGCAGCCGCTGGAACACGCTGCACAAACTCGTCTATCTCGTGCTCATCGTCGGCGTGCTGCATTTCGTGCTGGCGCGAAAGTCGATCACGCTGGAGCCGGTGTTCTATATCAGCACGATGGTGGTATTGCTCAGCTATCGGCTGGTGCGGCCGGCGATCATGGCGAGGAAGCGGGCGCGAAAAACACAGTCCTCTACCACAAACATCCGCCGGCACGTCTCCAACTAA
- a CDS encoding carbon-nitrogen hydrolase family protein produces MIKIAAAQSIVTADIAENAETIRRLIEMAADQGARLVNFCEGALSGYAKAQLASPDVWKSFDWRALEAERATIAETCRRRRIFAAIGCAHPRPSPHAPHNSQYIFSETGALIERYDKRYLSHSELDGWFTPGTRPVTFDVDGYRFGCLTCIEVQFPELFMEYERANVDAVLFSSYGIRNFFQIALRAHAGFNCIWISGATPAQTAHEGPAGIIDPNGKVIAHCAAEARNELALATLDRTSADCDRPLNKARPWRRAARSGAIYREKLSQ; encoded by the coding sequence GTGATCAAGATCGCAGCTGCGCAAAGCATCGTTACGGCCGATATCGCGGAAAATGCCGAGACGATAAGACGCCTTATCGAGATGGCGGCAGATCAGGGCGCGCGCCTCGTAAATTTTTGCGAAGGCGCGCTCTCAGGCTACGCGAAAGCCCAGCTTGCATCCCCGGACGTCTGGAAATCTTTTGATTGGCGTGCCCTCGAAGCAGAACGCGCGACCATTGCCGAGACCTGCCGGCGACGTCGCATCTTCGCAGCCATCGGCTGCGCGCACCCGCGGCCCAGTCCCCATGCGCCACATAACAGCCAGTACATTTTCAGTGAAACCGGAGCGTTGATTGAACGATATGACAAACGATATCTTTCGCACTCAGAACTGGATGGCTGGTTCACCCCGGGAACTCGGCCAGTTACTTTTGACGTCGATGGATATCGGTTCGGCTGCCTCACCTGCATCGAAGTCCAGTTTCCTGAATTATTCATGGAATACGAAAGAGCAAATGTCGATGCGGTCCTGTTTTCATCCTACGGCATAAGAAACTTTTTCCAGATCGCCCTTCGCGCCCACGCAGGCTTCAATTGTATCTGGATTAGCGGTGCGACACCCGCTCAAACCGCTCACGAAGGCCCGGCAGGGATCATCGATCCCAATGGTAAGGTCATCGCTCACTGCGCCGCTGAAGCAAGAAACGAGCTGGCTTTAGCAACGCTCGACCGCACTTCGGCCGACTGTGACAGGCCGCTCAATAAAGCCCGTCCTTGGCGAAGAGCAGCCAGAAGCGGCGCAATTTATAGAGAAAAATTGAGCCAATAG
- the rplQ gene encoding 50S ribosomal protein L17 produces the protein MRHGNSGRKLNRTASHRKAMFANMAASLITHEQIVTTLPKAKEIRPIVEKLVTLGKRGDLHARRQAISQIKDQDAVRKLFDAIAARYANRNGGYLRIMKAGFRQGDNAALAVVEFVERDVDAKGAADKARVAAEAAAAEAA, from the coding sequence ATGCGCCACGGTAATTCAGGCCGCAAGCTCAATAGAACCGCCAGCCACCGCAAGGCAATGTTTGCCAACATGGCTGCTTCGCTCATCACCCATGAGCAGATCGTAACCACGCTTCCGAAGGCGAAGGAAATTCGCCCGATCGTTGAGAAGCTCGTCACCCTCGGCAAGCGCGGCGACCTGCACGCTCGTCGTCAGGCGATCTCGCAGATCAAGGATCAGGACGCCGTTCGCAAGCTGTTCGACGCGATCGCAGCCCGCTACGCAAACCGCAACGGCGGCTACCTGCGTATCATGAAGGCCGGCTTCCGCCAGGGCGACAACGCGGCTCTTGCCGTTGTTGAATTCGTCGAGCGTGACGTTGACGCCAAGGGCGCAGCCGACAAGGCTCGCGTTGCCGCTGAAGCCGCTGCTGCCGAAGCCGCATAA
- a CDS encoding DNA-directed RNA polymerase subunit alpha — MIQKNWQELIKPNKVEFTSSSRTKATLVAEPLERGFGLTLGNALRRVLLSSLRGAAVTAVQIDGVLHEFSSIPGVREDVTDIVLNIKEIAIKMDGDDSKRMVVRKQGPGAVTAGDIQTVGDIEILNPDHVICTLDDGAEIRMEFTVNNGKGYVPAERNRAEDAPIGLIPVDSLYSPVKKVSYKVENTREGQVLDYDKLIMTIETNGSVSGEDAVAFAARILQDQLGVFVNFDEPQKEAEEESVTELAFNPALLKKVDELELSVRSANCLKNDNIVYIGDLIQKTEAEMLRTPNFGRKSLNEIKEVLASMGLHLGMEVPAWPPENIEDLAKRYEDQY; from the coding sequence ATGATTCAGAAGAACTGGCAGGAACTTATCAAGCCGAACAAGGTCGAGTTCACCTCGTCCAGCCGCACCAAGGCAACGCTGGTTGCCGAGCCGCTGGAGCGTGGTTTCGGTCTTACCCTCGGCAACGCGCTGCGTCGCGTTCTGTTGTCTTCTCTGCGTGGCGCCGCTGTAACGGCCGTGCAGATCGACGGTGTCCTGCACGAATTCTCCTCCATCCCCGGCGTTCGGGAAGATGTGACGGATATCGTGCTCAACATCAAGGAAATCGCCATCAAGATGGACGGCGATGATTCCAAGCGCATGGTCGTGCGCAAGCAGGGTCCGGGTGCCGTGACCGCTGGTGACATCCAGACGGTTGGCGACATTGAGATTCTGAACCCCGACCACGTGATCTGCACGCTCGACGATGGCGCTGAAATCCGCATGGAATTCACCGTCAACAACGGCAAGGGTTACGTACCGGCTGAGCGCAACCGCGCGGAAGATGCCCCGATCGGCCTCATTCCGGTGGACAGCCTCTATTCTCCGGTCAAGAAAGTGTCCTACAAGGTGGAAAACACCCGTGAAGGCCAGGTTCTCGACTATGACAAGCTGATCATGACGATCGAGACCAACGGTTCGGTTTCCGGCGAAGATGCCGTTGCCTTCGCCGCTCGCATTCTTCAGGACCAGCTGGGCGTCTTCGTCAACTTCGACGAGCCGCAGAAGGAAGCAGAAGAAGAATCGGTTACCGAACTCGCGTTCAACCCGGCGCTTCTCAAGAAGGTCGACGAGCTCGAACTGTCCGTTCGTTCGGCAAACTGCCTGAAGAACGACAACATCGTTTATATCGGCGACCTGATCCAGAAGACCGAAGCCGAAATGCTCCGCACGCCGAACTTTGGTCGCAAGTCGCTGAACGAAATCAAGGAAGTTCTCGCTTCCATGGGTCTGCACCTCGGCATGGAAGTGCCGGCATGGCCGCCAGAGAACATCGAAGATCTCGCGAAGCGTTACGAAGACCAGTACTAA
- the rpsK gene encoding 30S ribosomal protein S11, giving the protein MAKEAARVRRRERKNITSGVAHVNSTFNNTMITITDAQGNAIAWSSAGAKGFKGSRKSTPFAAQIAAEDCAKKAQEHGMKSLEVEVCGPGSGRESALRALQAAGFMITSIRDVTPIPHNGCRPRKKRRV; this is encoded by the coding sequence ATGGCCAAGGAAGCCGCACGCGTCCGTCGTCGCGAACGCAAAAACATCACGTCGGGCGTCGCGCACGTCAACTCGACCTTCAACAACACGATGATCACCATCACCGACGCACAGGGCAACGCCATTGCCTGGTCGTCTGCTGGTGCCAAGGGCTTCAAGGGTTCGCGCAAGTCGACCCCGTTCGCTGCCCAGATCGCTGCTGAAGATTGCGCGAAGAAGGCTCAGGAACATGGCATGAAGTCGCTTGAAGTTGAAGTTTGCGGTCCGGGTTCCGGCCGTGAATCGGCACTTCGCGCCCTGCAGGCTGCCGGTTTCATGATCACTTCCATTCGCGACGTGACGCCGATCCCGCACAACGGTTGCCGTCCGCGCAAGAAGCGCCGCGTCTGA
- the rpsM gene encoding 30S ribosomal protein S13: MARIAGVNIPTAKRVVIALTYIHGIGPKFAQEIMDKVGLPADKRVHQLTDAEVLQIREAIDRDYQVEGDLRRETSMNIKRLMDLGCYRGLRHRRGLPVRGQRTHTNARTRKGPAKAIAGKKK, encoded by the coding sequence GTGGCACGTATCGCTGGCGTCAATATCCCGACTGCGAAGCGCGTTGTTATTGCGCTGACCTACATTCACGGGATCGGTCCGAAATTCGCGCAGGAAATCATGGACAAGGTCGGCCTGCCGGCTGACAAGCGCGTTCATCAGCTGACGGATGCTGAAGTTCTTCAGATCCGCGAAGCCATTGACCGCGACTATCAGGTCGAAGGCGACCTGCGTCGTGAGACGTCGATGAACATCAAGCGTCTGATGGACCTTGGCTGCTACCGCGGCCTGCGTCACCGCCGTGGCCTTCCGGTCCGCGGTCAGCGCACGCACACCAACGCCCGCACCCGCAAGGGTCCGGCGAAGGCTATCGCTGGTAAGAAGAAGTAA
- a CDS encoding adenylate kinase codes for MRLIFLGPPGAGKGTQAKRLTDKYGIPQLSTGDMLRAAVSAGTEIGKRAKAVMDAGGLVSDDIVNQIVSERIEAPDCAKGFILDGYPRTVPQAKALAENMRKKNLVLDAVIELKVDEEALIRRIENRVAETVAAGGTVRSDDNPEAFRKRLTEYREKTAPLSSYYSEQGELVTLDGMADVDAVTEAIERVLEKASA; via the coding sequence ATGAGACTGATATTTTTGGGTCCGCCGGGTGCGGGCAAGGGAACCCAGGCCAAGCGGCTGACTGACAAGTACGGGATCCCGCAGCTTTCCACCGGTGACATGCTGCGCGCTGCGGTCAGCGCGGGCACCGAAATCGGCAAGCGCGCCAAGGCCGTCATGGACGCCGGCGGGCTGGTTTCCGACGATATCGTCAATCAGATCGTTTCCGAGCGTATCGAAGCACCGGACTGTGCCAAGGGCTTTATTCTGGACGGCTATCCGCGCACCGTTCCGCAGGCGAAGGCGCTTGCAGAGAACATGCGCAAGAAGAATCTGGTCCTTGATGCCGTCATCGAACTGAAGGTGGACGAGGAGGCGTTGATTCGCCGAATCGAAAACCGCGTGGCAGAAACCGTCGCCGCCGGCGGCACTGTCCGTTCTGATGATAATCCGGAAGCTTTCCGCAAACGCCTCACGGAATATCGCGAAAAGACCGCTCCGCTGTCCAGCTATTACAGCGAGCAGGGCGAGCTTGTAACGCTTGACGGCATGGCGGATGTCGATGCCGTGACCGAGGCGATCGAGCGCGTTCTCGAGAAAGCCTCCGCCTGA
- the secY gene encoding preprotein translocase subunit SecY — protein sequence MASAAEQLASNLNFSTFAKAEDLKKRLWFTLAALLVYRLGTHIPLPGLNPEAYAQAFQGQANGILGLFNMFAGGAVERMAIFALGIMPYISASIIVQLMTSVVPSLEALKKEGEAGRKIINQYTRYGTVLLGTLQAYGIAVGLESGNGLVVDPGWFFRISTVITLLGGTMFLMWLGEQITSRGIGNGISLIIFAGIAAGLPKALAGTLELGRTGALSTPLILTVVVVAIGVIALIVFVERAQRRLLIQYPKRQVGNRMFQGDTSHLPLKLNTAGVIPAIFASSLLLLPATAAGFAGNTNLPAWATSIIASLQHGQPLFMALYGLLIAFFAFFYTAIVFNPKDTADNLKKHGGFIPGIRPGERTAEYIDYVLTRITVVGAIYLVFVCILPETLIARTGIPLALGGTSLLIVVSVTLDTVAQIQGHLIAQQYEGLIKKSKLRGGKRGR from the coding sequence ATGGCTTCAGCAGCGGAACAACTGGCTTCGAACCTGAATTTTTCGACCTTCGCTAAGGCGGAGGATCTGAAAAAGCGTCTCTGGTTTACTCTTGCCGCACTTCTCGTCTACCGTCTCGGCACCCATATTCCGCTTCCGGGCCTGAACCCCGAAGCCTATGCGCAGGCCTTCCAGGGCCAGGCCAACGGTATTCTCGGTCTTTTCAACATGTTTGCGGGTGGCGCCGTCGAGCGCATGGCGATCTTCGCGCTCGGCATCATGCCTTACATCTCCGCTTCGATCATCGTGCAGCTCATGACCTCGGTCGTGCCCTCGCTCGAAGCGTTGAAGAAGGAAGGCGAAGCCGGACGCAAGATCATCAATCAGTACACCCGTTACGGCACGGTGCTGCTCGGCACGCTGCAGGCCTATGGCATTGCGGTCGGCCTCGAAAGCGGCAACGGTCTCGTGGTCGATCCGGGCTGGTTCTTCCGCATCTCCACGGTCATCACGCTGCTCGGCGGCACGATGTTCCTGATGTGGCTCGGCGAGCAGATCACCTCGCGTGGTATCGGCAACGGTATTTCGCTGATCATCTTCGCTGGTATTGCCGCGGGCCTGCCCAAGGCGCTGGCCGGTACGCTGGAACTCGGCCGCACCGGTGCGCTTTCGACGCCGCTCATCCTGACGGTTGTCGTGGTCGCCATCGGCGTCATCGCGCTCATCGTTTTCGTGGAGCGCGCCCAGCGCCGCCTGTTGATCCAATATCCGAAGCGACAGGTTGGCAACCGGATGTTCCAGGGCGATACCTCGCATCTGCCGCTGAAGCTCAACACGGCCGGCGTCATTCCCGCGATCTTCGCATCGTCGCTGCTGCTGCTGCCGGCAACGGCTGCGGGTTTTGCCGGCAACACCAACCTGCCGGCCTGGGCGACATCGATCATCGCGTCGCTGCAGCACGGACAGCCGCTGTTCATGGCGCTCTACGGTCTGCTGATCGCGTTCTTCGCGTTTTTCTACACGGCTATCGTCTTCAATCCGAAGGACACGGCCGATAACCTCAAGAAGCATGGCGGCTTCATTCCGGGCATTCGTCCGGGCGAACGCACCGCGGAGTACATCGATTACGTCCTGACCCGTATCACGGTTGTCGGCGCGATTTATCTGGTCTTCGTGTGTATCCTTCCTGAGACACTTATCGCACGCACGGGCATTCCATTAGCCCTTGGTGGTACTTCGCTTTTGATCGTTGTCAGTGTAACTCTTGACACGGTTGCGCAGATTCAGGGTCACCTGATTGCGCAGCAATATGAAGGGCTGATCAAGAAGTCGAAGCTGCGTGGAGGAAAGAGGGGACGATGA